In Streptomyces sp. NBC_00335, a single genomic region encodes these proteins:
- the fabD gene encoding ACP S-malonyltransferase: MIDNLFTMFPGQGSQRAGMAGHLLREHPRTVGRVLAQAEEATGLPLTHLCTTAPEADLAPTEIAQPAIVATSLAVYEVLREETGFRPGAVAGHSLGEYTALIAAGVLEAGDALRLVRRRGELMAGVSRRVSGAMTAVMGLAPERIEQLCAAAAPLGVVEVANYNEAGQTVISGQSGAVAEVGRLALEAGAERAVPLKVSAPFHCSLMSAVEAEFTAELERTAFSAPHLTVISSVTGGPVRDGAHARDLLRRQLAGPVRWVDVLESASAHGVDGYLEVGPGRVLSGFANRSVPGALVRSTNDERRIATLLRDLRPQPVVGAAAA, translated from the coding sequence ATGATCGACAATCTCTTCACGATGTTTCCCGGTCAGGGCTCGCAGCGCGCGGGCATGGCCGGACACCTCCTCCGCGAACACCCCCGCACGGTCGGACGCGTGCTGGCCCAGGCGGAGGAGGCCACGGGACTCCCCCTGACGCACCTGTGCACCACGGCCCCCGAGGCGGACCTCGCACCGACCGAGATCGCCCAGCCCGCCATCGTCGCCACCAGCCTCGCGGTGTACGAGGTACTGCGCGAGGAGACCGGTTTCAGGCCCGGCGCGGTCGCCGGGCACAGCCTGGGCGAGTACACGGCGCTGATCGCCGCCGGCGTCCTCGAAGCGGGCGACGCGCTGCGCCTCGTACGCCGTCGCGGCGAGCTCATGGCGGGCGTCTCGCGCCGGGTGTCCGGGGCCATGACGGCGGTCATGGGGCTGGCTCCCGAGCGGATCGAGCAGCTCTGCGCGGCCGCCGCACCGCTCGGCGTGGTGGAGGTCGCCAACTACAACGAGGCCGGTCAGACGGTGATCTCCGGCCAGAGCGGGGCGGTCGCCGAGGTGGGCCGGCTCGCGCTGGAGGCGGGCGCCGAGCGGGCCGTGCCGCTGAAGGTCTCCGCGCCCTTCCACTGTTCGCTGATGAGCGCGGTCGAGGCCGAGTTCACCGCCGAACTGGAGCGCACCGCCTTCTCCGCGCCCCACCTGACCGTCATCAGCTCGGTGACCGGGGGCCCGGTGCGGGACGGGGCGCACGCCCGCGACCTGCTCCGGCGCCAGCTCGCCGGCCCGGTGCGCTGGGTCGACGTACTGGAATCCGCCTCGGCGCACGGCGTGGACGGCTATCTGGAGGTCGGCCCCGGCCGCGTCCTCAGCGGCTTCGCCAACCGCTCCGTACCCGGCGCCCTGGTGCGCAGCACCAACGACGAGCGCCGCATCGCCACGCTCCTGCGCGACCTGCGCCCGCAGCCCGTCGTCGGCGCGGCCGCCGCGTAG
- a CDS encoding acyl carrier protein: MPETLTTLSTDYLPAVQAAIADALGIDEAEAVPDATLLGALGAESIDLLDILFRLERATKVKITVADIANLLQGGIPDEEFGDENEVVNDTGLTHLEKVLPQFDRNQLAEPLTAEGVLGLFTVQNLTDLLTERAHAAAA; this comes from the coding sequence GTGCCCGAAACCCTGACCACCCTGTCGACCGACTACCTCCCCGCGGTCCAGGCCGCCATAGCCGACGCCCTCGGCATCGACGAGGCCGAGGCCGTTCCCGACGCGACCCTCCTCGGGGCGCTGGGTGCCGAGTCCATCGACCTGCTCGACATCCTCTTCCGGCTGGAGCGCGCCACCAAGGTGAAGATCACCGTGGCCGACATCGCCAACCTGCTCCAGGGCGGCATCCCGGACGAGGAGTTCGGCGACGAGAACGAGGTCGTCAACGACACCGGCCTGACCCACCTGGAGAAGGTCCTGCCGCAGTTCGACCGCAACCAGCTCGCGGAGCCGCTGACCGCCGAGGGGGTCCTCGGCCTGTTCACCGTGCAGAACCTCACCGATCTGCTGACCGAGCGCGCCCACGCGGCCGCCGCCTGA
- a CDS encoding SDR family NAD(P)-dependent oxidoreductase, with protein MKLKDRTALVTGASRGIGRAIALALAEQGAAVAVNYRSRREDALAVVKEIEAAGGRAVAIGADVSDPAEAAELVAEAIRQLGSLNVLVNNAGTSDDGLIYDSAPDAWLNVMKVNFGGAYHCTHAVMEHFMAQGDATVVNISSAMGERGWIGQSNYSASKGALNSFTRSAAIELARFGVRVNAVLAGFTPTELVGEVLQRDGGKSIKRQIPLRRFATVEQVAAAAVFLAGPDSGYTTGELLTVDGGFSAQLGIGRP; from the coding sequence ATGAAGCTGAAGGACCGCACCGCCCTGGTCACCGGCGCCTCGCGGGGCATCGGCCGGGCCATCGCCCTGGCCCTGGCCGAACAAGGGGCGGCTGTCGCAGTCAACTACCGCTCGCGCCGGGAAGACGCCCTGGCGGTCGTCAAGGAGATCGAGGCGGCGGGCGGCCGGGCCGTGGCGATCGGCGCCGACGTCTCCGACCCCGCCGAGGCCGCGGAACTGGTCGCCGAGGCGATCCGTCAGCTGGGCTCCCTGAACGTGCTGGTCAACAACGCGGGCACCAGCGACGACGGCCTGATCTACGATTCCGCGCCGGACGCCTGGCTGAACGTCATGAAGGTCAACTTCGGCGGGGCGTACCACTGCACGCACGCCGTCATGGAGCACTTCATGGCCCAGGGCGACGCCACCGTCGTCAACATCTCCTCCGCCATGGGCGAGCGCGGCTGGATCGGCCAGTCCAACTACTCCGCCTCCAAGGGCGCCCTGAACTCCTTCACCCGCTCCGCCGCGATCGAGCTCGCCCGGTTCGGCGTACGGGTCAACGCGGTCCTCGCGGGCTTCACCCCGACCGAACTGGTGGGCGAGGTGCTCCAGCGCGACGGGGGCAAGAGCATCAAGCGGCAGATCCCCCTGCGCCGCTTCGCCACCGTCGAGCAGGTCGCCGCGGCCGCCGTGTTCCTGGCCGGCCCGGACTCCGGCTACACCACCGGCGAACTGCTCACCGTGGACGGCGGATTCTCCGCCCAGCTCGGCATCGGCCGCCCGTAG
- a CDS encoding 3-hydroxylacyl-ACP dehydratase, producing MRFHLIDRIETWTPRERITARKVTTVDEDYWQATANGPALPFGLALEALCQSATWLIMLSTDHKLRAALLAVGEATAHRPVVPGEVLRMEARIESMNDDAAILDGTVTVDGETVLEASGIMCALIDAERLDDPANTARMARQLQGGGPVG from the coding sequence ATGCGATTCCATCTGATCGACCGGATCGAGACCTGGACCCCCCGCGAGCGGATCACCGCCCGTAAGGTCACCACCGTCGACGAGGACTACTGGCAGGCCACGGCGAACGGCCCGGCACTGCCCTTCGGACTCGCGCTGGAGGCCCTGTGCCAGTCGGCCACCTGGCTGATCATGCTCAGCACCGACCACAAGCTGCGCGCGGCGCTGCTCGCCGTGGGCGAGGCCACCGCCCACCGTCCGGTGGTGCCCGGTGAGGTGCTCCGCATGGAGGCCAGGATCGAATCGATGAACGACGACGCCGCGATCCTGGACGGCACCGTCACGGTGGACGGCGAGACCGTCCTGGAAGCGAGCGGCATCATGTGCGCGCTCATCGACGCCGAGCGTCTCGACGACCCGGCGAACACGGCGCGCATGGCGCGACAGCTGCAGGGTGGAGGACCGGTCGGATGA